One segment of Acidianus sp. HS-5 DNA contains the following:
- a CDS encoding isocitrate/isopropylmalate dehydrogenase family protein, which yields MEYRIALLPGDGIGPEIVAQSKKILSKLVENYALNLQISEVEAGDSALTKYGDPLPKQTLDIINKSDIILKGPVGESAMDVVVKLRQMYDMYANIRPAKSLPNVPNRYGNVDILIVRENTEDLYKGLEFMLSEDTSVGLKVITRKASERIVKVALKYASERNKKITCVHKANVMRITDGLFAKVCRELLKGSEVKFEEMYVDAAAANLVRDPSRFDVIVTTNVYGDILSDEAAQIAGSLGLAPSANIGDSKALFEPVHGAAFDIAGKNMANPTAFLLSVSMMLDYIYSLSKEIKYRNASISLQNAINEVYKEGKNLTPDIGGSAKLSDLVDVIYSKIT from the coding sequence ATGGAGTATAGAATTGCCTTACTACCAGGAGACGGAATAGGACCGGAGATAGTAGCACAATCTAAGAAAATCTTGTCCAAACTTGTAGAAAATTATGCATTGAACTTACAAATTTCTGAGGTAGAGGCAGGAGATTCGGCATTGACAAAGTACGGCGATCCATTACCTAAACAAACCTTGGATATAATAAACAAGTCTGATATCATATTAAAAGGGCCTGTAGGAGAAAGTGCAATGGATGTAGTAGTAAAATTAAGGCAGATGTATGACATGTATGCCAATATAAGACCTGCTAAATCTCTGCCAAACGTTCCTAACAGATACGGTAACGTTGATATATTAATTGTTCGTGAAAATACCGAGGATTTGTATAAAGGTTTAGAATTCATGCTTTCAGAAGATACTTCAGTAGGTCTAAAGGTAATAACTAGGAAAGCATCAGAAAGAATAGTTAAGGTTGCATTGAAATATGCATCAGAAAGGAATAAGAAAATTACATGCGTTCATAAAGCAAATGTTATGAGAATTACAGATGGACTTTTTGCAAAAGTATGTAGAGAACTTCTAAAAGGTAGCGAGGTTAAATTCGAAGAAATGTATGTCGACGCAGCTGCTGCAAATTTAGTTAGAGACCCTTCAAGATTTGATGTAATAGTCACTACCAATGTTTATGGTGATATTTTGAGTGATGAAGCTGCTCAAATAGCTGGAAGTCTTGGTTTAGCTCCTTCAGCAAATATAGGGGATTCTAAAGCATTGTTTGAGCCTGTTCATGGTGCTGCTTTTGATATTGCTGGTAAAAACATGGCTAATCCTACAGCGTTTCTACTTTCAGTTTCTATGATGTTAGACTATATATATTCCTTATCTAAAGAAATTAAATATAGAAACGCATCGATTTCTTTGCAAAATGCTATAAATGAAGTATATAAAGAAGGGAAGAATTTAACTCCAGATATAGGGGGTTCTGCAAAGCTGTCTGATTTAGTTGACGTTATATACTCCAAAATAACGTAG